Part of the Candidatus Hydrogenedens sp. genome, AGAACTTGATTGAACTATCATTACATATCCTTGATTTAATAGAAAATTCAATTAACGCAGGTGCTGATGAGATAAAAATACTTCTGGATATAAATGAAAAAAACGATTTGCTTACCCTGACAATTGAAGACAATGGGAAAGGTTTTAGCGTTGATGAGGAACAATTGTTTGACCCATTTTATACAACGAAAACATCAAAAGTAGTAGGAATGGGATTGAGTTTAGCCAAAAGTTCCGCAGAAAGAGCCGGTGGAGAAGTTGTAATTGGTAGAAGTGAAGATTTAGGAGGAGCCAAAGTAGTATTGACTTTTGTTTTATCAAATATTGACAGAATTCCCATAGGAGATTTAGGAAATTCCATTGCAGGAATGTTTATTACCAATCCCAATATTAATATTAAAATTTATATCATCTTCAATAACCAAACACAGCTATCAATCCATACGAAAGAATACCGAGAAAAATTCTCTGATAAAAGCGATATAGAGATATATCCATTTATAGAAAAAGAAATAAATAGGGTTATCAAAACATTAAATGTTTAGATAGTACTAATTAGGTTTCTTTATATTTTGCTTGAAAAGAATTAAACTCGAAATTAATGATGGGGCTGATTGAGGAAATTCTTGTAATGATTTTGATAGTTCTAAAAAATGTGTCTTATTAATTATATTTGTATTAAAAAATTTACATATTCTATCTTCAACATTAGGCAAGGTTAGAAAGTTCTCAATGAGTTGACCTACTAATAAAGGACTTAACGAATTCCTTTTGATTTT contains:
- a CDS encoding ATP-binding protein, encoding MIELSLHILDLIENSINAGADEIKILLDINEKNDLLTLTIEDNGKGFSVDEEQLFDPFYTTKTSKVVGMGLSLAKSSAERAGGEVVIGRSEDLGGAKVVLTFVLSNIDRIPIGDLGNSIAGMFITNPNINIKIYIIFNNQTQLSIHTKEYREKFSDKSDIEIYPFIEKEINRVIKTLNV